In Thermoplasmata archaeon, the following are encoded in one genomic region:
- a CDS encoding amidohydrolase family protein, with the protein MSLVRPVLYRDAALAEGSGPALQKDVSVLTDGGRVAWIRPLAEELKLPEHTRVVDAGGATIVPGMVDAHSHVTLPGGSHWIDRGFDPAEDLLAAAEDNGDLLGQAGVRWARDVGSPAVVDPAEGRKRALSLRVRERWKQDATRPRLRVAGTWLAHTGVLPPGLTIEADDGPHLLAAAKAQLDDGADFLKLYLDGPKKDEAPWSREDVVAVREMAHARGAKVTAHSGTLAGARVGIDAGLDSLEHGLDLDEEAAGNMARQGMFLVSTLALFRSWATFSQTTTLPRFIGQEGKERTAKRRERAFDSVRLAHRAGVRIATGTDFGGGSLRANHLAWEVEALVEAGLKPWEALRAATVRGGELLGEPEAGRIAEGGPADFFLVHGDPLSDPTALWRVWKVAWRI; encoded by the coding sequence ATGTCCCTTGTCCGACCGGTCCTCTATCGGGACGCGGCACTCGCGGAGGGCAGCGGCCCTGCGCTGCAGAAGGATGTGAGTGTCCTGACCGACGGGGGCCGCGTGGCGTGGATCCGCCCCCTCGCCGAGGAACTCAAGCTTCCCGAACACACGCGGGTCGTGGATGCAGGCGGCGCGACCATCGTCCCGGGCATGGTGGACGCCCACAGCCACGTGACGCTTCCTGGCGGATCGCACTGGATCGACCGCGGCTTCGACCCGGCGGAGGACCTCCTCGCCGCGGCGGAGGACAATGGCGACCTGCTCGGGCAAGCGGGCGTGCGGTGGGCCCGGGACGTGGGCTCCCCGGCGGTCGTCGATCCCGCCGAGGGTCGGAAGCGGGCGCTCTCCCTTCGCGTGCGGGAGCGCTGGAAGCAGGACGCGACGCGGCCGCGGCTCCGAGTCGCGGGGACGTGGCTGGCCCACACCGGCGTGCTCCCTCCCGGGCTCACGATCGAGGCGGACGACGGTCCCCATTTGCTCGCCGCCGCGAAGGCCCAGCTGGACGACGGGGCGGACTTCCTCAAGCTGTACCTGGACGGCCCGAAGAAGGACGAAGCGCCGTGGTCCAGGGAGGACGTGGTGGCGGTCCGGGAGATGGCGCACGCCCGAGGGGCGAAGGTCACCGCGCATTCGGGCACGCTCGCAGGCGCTCGTGTCGGCATCGATGCCGGCCTGGATTCCTTGGAGCACGGACTCGACCTTGACGAGGAAGCGGCCGGGAACATGGCGCGCCAGGGCATGTTCCTCGTGAGCACCCTCGCCCTCTTCCGCTCGTGGGCGACGTTCTCGCAGACCACGACCCTGCCGCGGTTCATCGGCCAGGAGGGCAAGGAGCGCACCGCAAAGCGACGTGAGCGGGCCTTCGACAGCGTGCGGCTCGCGCATCGGGCCGGGGTCCGGATCGCCACGGGGACGGACTTCGGCGGCGGATCCCTTCGGGCCAACCACCTGGCCTGGGAGGTCGAAGCCCTCGTCGAGGCGGGGCTCAAACCCTGGGAGGCCCTCCGGGCCGCGACGGTGCGCGGCGGAGAACTGCTCGGGGAACCGGAGGCGGGCCGGATTGCGGAGGGTGGCCCTGCGGACTTCTTCCTCGTCCACGGCGATCCGCTCTCGGATCCCACGGCGCTCTGGCGCGTGTGGAAGGTAGCCTGGCGGATCTGA
- a CDS encoding DUF5678 domain-containing protein codes for MAASSAASNDEWFAANLLDLVQKYPNQWIAVLDGNVICTSSSRRRARGEARRIAAGREFSLYFIEPSMLQMGFARGTPPPEQPPH; via the coding sequence ATGGCGGCAAGCAGCGCGGCGAGCAACGACGAATGGTTCGCGGCCAATCTCTTGGACCTGGTTCAGAAGTACCCCAACCAATGGATCGCGGTCCTGGACGGCAACGTGATTTGCACGTCCTCCTCGAGGCGAAGGGCACGGGGCGAGGCCCGACGCATCGCCGCAGGACGGGAGTTCTCCCTGTACTTCATCGAGCCCAGCATGCTCCAGATGGGCTTTGCCCGCGGGACCCCGCCCCCGGAGCAACCCCCGCACTAG